One window from the genome of Sphingomicrobium arenosum encodes:
- a CDS encoding thymidine kinase, with protein MAKLYFYYAAMNAGKSTTLLQTDFNYRERGMGTMLWTAALDDRMGAGTIGSRIGLETDAHRFEANTNLYEIIAAEQRTRSLGCILVDEAQFLSPQQVLDLAEVADRLKIPVICYGLRTDFQGELFPGSAALLAIADKLIELKAVCECGAKATMNLRVDGDGRAVAKGAQTEIGGNDRYVALCRRHFNDRLRAAAAAA; from the coding sequence ATGGCCAAGCTCTATTTCTATTATGCCGCGATGAATGCGGGCAAATCGACCACCCTCCTCCAGACCGACTTCAACTATCGCGAACGCGGCATGGGGACGATGCTGTGGACCGCCGCATTGGACGATCGCATGGGTGCGGGCACGATCGGCAGCCGCATCGGGCTCGAGACCGACGCGCATCGCTTCGAGGCCAATACCAACCTCTACGAGATCATCGCCGCCGAACAGCGCACCCGGAGCCTCGGCTGTATCCTCGTCGACGAGGCGCAATTCCTCTCGCCGCAACAGGTGCTCGATCTCGCCGAGGTCGCCGACCGCCTCAAGATCCCCGTCATCTGCTATGGCCTGCGCACCGACTTCCAGGGCGAACTCTTCCCCGGCTCGGCCGCGCTGCTCGCCATCGCCGACAAGCTCATCGAATTGAAGGCCGTGTGCGAATGCGGTGCCAAAGCGACCATGAACCTGCGGGTCGATGGCGATGGCCGCGCGGTGGCCAAGGGCGCGCAGACCGAGATCGGCGGCAACGACCGCTATGTCGCGCTGTGCCGCCGCCACTTCAACGACCGCCTGCGCGCCGCCGCCGCCGCGGCCTGA
- a CDS encoding YceI family protein: protein MPRALTLFAVASMALAHAAPAGSDEGEARYILSADASGVSARVKVVGVGTKEARIPVRRGAIRIDRAVPQRIDLLVELDATKIEAGGGRTERRLLGEQFFHVDHYPTVTFRGDRMAIDGPREARIGGTLTARGVTHPITLEARFDKPIATAGNGAPVTITASGTLDRRDYGMTAWGGVVGRTVHLEIKAHMLPEN, encoded by the coding sequence ATGCCGCGCGCTTTGACCCTTTTTGCGGTGGCGAGCATGGCGCTCGCGCACGCCGCTCCGGCAGGATCGGACGAAGGCGAGGCCCGCTATATCCTCTCCGCCGATGCAAGCGGTGTCAGCGCGAGGGTCAAGGTGGTCGGGGTCGGAACGAAGGAAGCGCGCATCCCGGTGCGGCGTGGGGCGATCCGCATCGATCGTGCCGTCCCACAGCGGATCGACCTTCTCGTCGAACTCGACGCGACAAAAATCGAGGCGGGGGGCGGTCGCACCGAGCGCAGGTTGCTCGGCGAGCAATTCTTTCACGTCGACCATTATCCGACGGTGACCTTCCGGGGCGATCGGATGGCGATCGACGGTCCGCGCGAGGCTCGTATCGGCGGCACGTTGACGGCCCGCGGCGTAACCCATCCCATCACGCTCGAAGCGCGCTTCGACAAGCCGATCGCGACCGCGGGCAATGGCGCGCCGGTCACGATCACGGCGAGTGGGACGCTCGATCGCCGCGATTACGGCATGACCGCGTGGGGCGGGGTGGTCGGCAGGACCGTGCACCTCGAGATCAAGGCGCATATGCTGCCCGAGAATTAG
- a CDS encoding protein-methionine-sulfoxide reductase heme-binding subunit MsrQ: MRLSDRTVQQRLLWLVLALPALWGAGRWAFTPEVYGYGHAIGDSGDWAAWLLMVTLAVTPIKLAWRKSRVATRLVRHRRDLGVASFAYAAIHTAIYLSKKGAAAFAGSELSTDYIWSGWAAMALFVPLAVTSNDASMRWLKARWKRLHRLVYPAAVLMLLHWVWSAYDATTAMIHVGIMAAIFIARLWLSRPRA; encoded by the coding sequence ATGCGATTGTCGGACCGAACGGTGCAGCAGCGGTTGCTGTGGCTGGTGCTCGCGCTTCCCGCGCTATGGGGCGCTGGGCGCTGGGCGTTCACGCCCGAGGTCTATGGCTATGGCCATGCGATCGGCGACAGCGGCGACTGGGCGGCGTGGCTGCTGATGGTGACGCTGGCGGTGACGCCGATAAAGCTGGCGTGGCGCAAGAGCCGCGTCGCGACGCGGCTGGTGAGGCATCGGCGCGACCTCGGGGTAGCGAGCTTTGCCTATGCGGCGATCCACACCGCGATCTATCTCTCGAAAAAAGGCGCTGCGGCTTTTGCAGGGAGCGAACTATCGACCGATTACATCTGGTCGGGCTGGGCGGCGATGGCGCTATTCGTGCCGCTCGCGGTCACGTCGAACGACGCCTCGATGCGCTGGCTGAAGGCGCGCTGGAAGCGGCTGCATCGGCTGGTCTATCCCGCCGCGGTGCTGATGCTCCTGCATTGGGTCTGGTCGGCCTATGATGCGACCACCGCCATGATCCACGTCGGGATCATGGCGGCGATCTTCATTGCCAGGTTGTGGCTGTCGCGCCCTAGAGCGTGA
- the rbfA gene encoding 30S ribosome-binding factor RbfA, translating to MKQKATSNEPSVRMLRVGEQVRHALSDVLSRGDVHDEALSKTPISVTEVRMSPDLRHATVFFKPLLGGNEEEVLTALKKNVRYLRGEVSKRVAMKFAASLKFKVDESFDEGSHIDRLMRTDKVARDIAADDETADDLDSDEDA from the coding sequence ATGAAGCAAAAAGCGACCAGCAACGAACCCTCGGTACGCATGCTGCGTGTCGGCGAACAGGTGCGTCATGCCCTGTCCGACGTTCTCTCGCGCGGCGACGTCCATGACGAGGCGCTGTCCAAGACCCCCATCTCGGTCACGGAGGTGCGGATGAGCCCCGACCTTCGCCACGCCACCGTCTTCTTCAAGCCACTGCTCGGCGGCAATGAGGAAGAAGTGCTCACCGCACTGAAGAAGAATGTTCGCTACCTGCGCGGCGAAGTCTCCAAGCGCGTCGCGATGAAGTTTGCCGCCTCCTTGAAGTTCAAGGTCGACGAAAGCTTCGACGAAGGCAGCCATATCGATCGGCTGATGCGCACCGACAAGGTCGCTCGCGACATTGCCGCCGATGACGAGACTGCCGACGATTTGGATAGCGACGAGGACGCCTAA